The following coding sequences lie in one Pungitius pungitius chromosome 18, fPunPun2.1, whole genome shotgun sequence genomic window:
- the rabepk gene encoding rab9 effector protein with kelch motifs gives MEFLPVLDPLNKPKEGIWYSLIPGGAAPGVSVGHTCTFIPSEDEGKGRIFIVGGANPSGSFSHSHIINLDNHEWDVPEWEDLESRYEHCSFVPESCPRSLWVFGGAQQSGNRNCIQNIQLAESGSRWKNLPVNGQPPSPRTYHTNSAGQGDKLYVWCGGEAGASPVSDPKLHVFDTVSSTWSQPGTQGRNPPARHGHIVAAVGSKIYVHGGMAGDKFHNDMYSLDIKSMKWEKVQAKGDIPQGVAAHSAVVLGKHIYIFGGMTADGASNLMYRFDTDKRRWVLMKFEGDMPPNRLDHSMCLLPWTVCEEEADSQEATKTINLAFVFGGMDTQGVIHNDCIVTVI, from the exons ATGGAGTTTCTACCGGTACTTGACCCTCTAAATAAACCCAAAGAAGGAATATG GTATTCCTTGATACCCGGGGGGGCTGCTCCAGGTGTTAGTGTGGGTCACACCTGCACCTTCATCCCATCGGAAGATGAAGGAAAAGGACGAATCTTTATTGTTGGGGGAGCCAACCCCAGCGGCAGtttctcacattcacacataatAAATCTAG ATAATCATGAATGGGACGTCCCGGAGTGGGAGGATTTGGAGTCCCGGTATGAACACTGCAGCTTTGTGCCAGAGAGCTGCCCTCGGAGCCTGTGGGTGTTCGGAGGGGCACAACAGAGTGGCAATCGCAATTGTATCCAGAATATACAGCTAGCAG AGAGTGGGTCTCGCTGGAAGAATTTACCAGTCAATGGCCAACCACCCAGTCCTAGGACATACCACACCAACTCAGCGGGCCAAGGGGACAAGCTGTATGTCTGGTGTGGAGGGGAAGCAGGCGCTTCACCAGTCTCAGACCCCAAACTCCATGTCTTTGATACAG TGTCTTCCACCTGGTCTCAGCCAGGAACACAAGGCAGAAACCCGCCAGCCAGACATGGCCACATTGTCGCTGCGGTTGGTTCAAAGATCTACGTTCATGGAGGCATGGCTGGAGACAAATTCCACAACGATATGTACTCTCTCGATATAA AGAGCATGAAGTGGGAGAAGGTGCAGGCCAAAGGAGACATCCCACAGGGAGTAGCAGCTCACTCGGCTGTGGTGCTGGGCAAGCACATCTACATATTTGGAGGGATGACTGCTGATGGAGCCAGCAACTTAATGTACAGATTTGACAcag ACAAACGTAGATGGGTCCTTATGAAGTTTGAAGGAGATATGCCACCCAACCGCCTCGACCACTCCATGTGTTTATTGCCCTGGACGGTTTGTGAAGAGGAAGCCGACAGCCAAGAAGCCACAAAGACAATTAATTTGGCATTTGTGTTTGGAGGAATGGACACCCAGGGGGTCATTCATAATGACTGCATTGTGACTGTAATCTGA
- the hspa5 gene encoding endoplasmic reticulum chaperone BiP: protein MKLLLAVMLVAGSVWADDDDKRESVGTVVGIDLGTTYSCVGVFKNGRVEIIANDQGNRITPSYVAFTAEGERLIGDAAKNQLTSNPENTVFDAKRLIGRTWGDSAVQQDLKYFPFKVTEKKSKPHIQVDIGGGQLKTFAPEEISAMVLTKMKETAEAYLGKKVTHAVVTVPAYFNDAQRQATKDAGTIAGLNVMRIINEPTAAAIAYGLDKRDGEKNILVFDLGGGTFDVSLLTIDNGVFEVVATNGDTHLGGEDFDQRVMEHFIKLYKKKTGKDVRKDNRAVQKLRREVEKAKRGLSAQHQARIEIESFFEGEDFSETLTRAKFEELNMDLFRSTMKPVQKVLDDSDLKKSDIDEIVLVGGSTRIPKIQQLVKELFNGKEPSRGINPDEAVAYGAAVQAGVLSGEEDTGDLVLLDVCPLTLGIETVGGVMTKLIPRNTVVPTKKSQIFSTASDNQPTVTIKVYEGERPLTKDNHLLGTFDLTGIPPAPRGVPQIEVTFEIDVNGILRVTAEDKGTGNKNKITITNDQNRLTPEDIERMVNDAERFADDDKKLKERIDARNELESYAYSLKNQIGDKEKLGGKLSDEDKETIEKAVEEKIEWMESHQEAELEDFQAKKKELEEVVQPIISKLYGSAGAPPPEGAEGEPEEKDEL from the exons ATGAAGCTGTTGTTGGCTGTGATGCTGGTCGCCGGCTCCGTGTGGGCCGATGACGACGACAAGAGGGAGAGTGTCGGGACCGTGGTTGGAATCGACTTGGGGACCACCTACTCAtg tgTTGGAGTGTTCAAGAACGGCCGTGTAGAGATCATCGCCAATGACCAGGGTAATCGTATCACCCCGTCATATGTGGCCTTCACCGCCGAGGGCGAGCGTCTGATTGGTGATGCTGCAAAGAACCAGCTGACCTCTAACCCCGAGAACACCGTCTTTGATGCCAAGCGATTGATTGGGCGTACTTGGGGAGACTCTGCTGTGCAGCAGGACCTGAAGTACTTTCCCTTCAAG GTTACTGAGAAGAAGAGCAAGCCTCATATTCAGGTTGACATCGGTGGTGGACAGCTGAAGACCTTTGCTCCGGAGGAGATCTCCGCCATGGTGTTGACGAAGATGAAGGAGACAGCTGAGGCTTATCTGGGCAAGAAG GTCACACACGCCGTGGTTACTGTCCCTGCCTACTTCAATGATGCTCAGCGCCAGGCCACTAAGGATGCTGGAACCATCGCTGGGCTGAATGTTATGAGAATCATCAATGAGCC AACTGCTGCCGCCATTGCTTATGGTCTGGACAAGAGGGATGGCGAGAAGAACATTCTGGTGTTTGACCTTGGTGGCGGCACTTTCGACGTCTCCCTTTTGACCATCGACAACGGTGTGTTTGAGGTCGTGGCCACCAATGGCGACACCCATCTGGGAGGCGAGGACTTCGACCAGCGTGTCATGGAGCACTTCATCAAGCTGTACAAGAAGAAGACCGGGAAAGATGTGCGCAAAGACAACCGTGCAGTGCAGAAGCTGCGTCGCGAAGTTGAGAAGGCAAAGAGGGGGCTCTCTGCTCAGCACCAGGCCCGCATCGAGATTGAGTCCTTTTTCGAGGGAGAAGACTTCTCAGAGACCCTGACCCGTGCCAAGTTTGAAGAGCTAAACATG GACCTGTTCCGTTCCACCATGAAGCCTGTACAGAAAGTTCTGGATGACTCCGACTTGAAAAAATCTGACATTGATGAGATTGTCCTGGTTGGAGGCTCCACCCGAATCCCTAAAATCCAACAGCTGGTGAAGGAGTTGTTCAATGGCAAAGAGCCCTCCAGGGGCATCAACCCTGATGAGGCCGTGGCATACGGAGCTGCTGTGCAGGCTGGAGTGCTTTCTGGAGAAGAGGACACTG GCGATCTGGTTCTTCTCGATGTGTGCCCGCTGACCCTTGGTATTGAGACAGTTGGAGGTGTAATGACCAAGCTGATCCCCAGGAACACTGTGGTGCCCACAAAGAAATCTCAGATCTTCTCCACAGCCTCTGATAACCAGCCCACTGTCACCATTAAAGTTTATGAAG gTGAACGCCCACTGACCAAAGACAACCATCTGCTGGGCACCTTCGACCTGACCGgcatcccccccgcccctcgtGGCGTGCCCCAGATTGAGGTCACCTTTGAAATCGACGTCAACGGCATCCTGCGTGTCACAGCAGAGGACAAAGGCACGGGCAACAAGAACAAGATCACAATCACAAACGACCAGAACCGCCTGACGCCGGAGGACATCGAGCGCATGGTGAACGACGCCGAGCGCTTCGCTGACGACGACaagaagctgaaggagaggaTCGACGCCCGCAACGAGCTGGAAAGCTACGCCTACTCACTGAAGAACCAGATCGGTGACAAGGAGAAGCTCGGTGGCAAGCTGTCGGACGAGGACAAGGAAACCATCGAGAAGGCGGTGGAGGAGAAGATCGAGTGGATGGAGTCCCACCAGGAAGCTGAGCTGGAAGACTTCCAGGCCAAGAAGAAGGAGCTGGAAGAGGTGGTTCAGCCCATCATCAGCAAGCTTTATGGCAGTGCGGGTGCCCCTCCACCTGAGGGTGCTGAAGGTGAACCAGAGGAGAAGGATGAGTTGTAG